In a single window of the Desulfovibrio aminophilus DSM 12254 genome:
- the hpt gene encoding hypoxanthine phosphoribosyltransferase: MAHRLNVLVPAEEIAARVAELGREISEAYRNRQLVCVCVLKGAFLFFADLLRHVDVGPEIDFVRLASYGAGTASSGTLTFSKDLEVNIEGKHVLIVEDIVDSGRSVEFLEHVFSKRNPRSLKICALVDKKERRETDVPIAFTGFNLTGKGFLVGFGMDYAERYRELDAIYELIREG, encoded by the coding sequence CCACCGTCTGAACGTCCTTGTCCCGGCGGAAGAGATCGCCGCCCGGGTGGCCGAGCTGGGCCGGGAGATTTCCGAGGCCTACCGCAACCGGCAACTGGTCTGCGTCTGCGTGCTCAAGGGGGCCTTCCTCTTTTTCGCCGACCTGCTGCGCCACGTGGACGTGGGGCCGGAGATCGACTTCGTGCGCCTGGCCAGTTACGGCGCGGGCACGGCCTCCAGCGGCACGCTCACCTTCAGCAAGGATCTGGAGGTGAACATCGAGGGCAAACACGTGCTCATCGTGGAGGACATCGTGGACTCGGGGCGCTCGGTGGAGTTCCTGGAGCATGTTTTCTCCAAGCGCAATCCGAGAAGTTTGAAAATTTGCGCGCTCGTTGATAAAAAGGAGCGCAGGGAAACGGACGTGCCGATCGCCTTCACCGGCTTCAACCTGACCGGCAAGGGTTTCCTGGTCGGCTTCGGCATGGACTACGCGGAACGCTACCGCGAGCTGGACGCCATTTATGAACTCATCCGCGAGGGATGA